In Malus sylvestris chromosome 16, drMalSylv7.2, whole genome shotgun sequence, the following are encoded in one genomic region:
- the LOC126606991 gene encoding 9-cis-epoxycarotenoid dioxygenase NCED6, chloroplastic, with protein MHALHFTTTTSPPSPALLQNATQTYTATTQITCKILINPSKKTLTHKTQKPPRQPLPPPNTKPLPQVNPAKPNINLPRLNPFQKLAASLLDAGETSLIEPLEKKHALPKNIDPAVQISGNFAPVQECPVHHGLEVVGQVPDCLRGVYVRNGANPMFPPSGGHHLFDGDGMIHALTLGSSNRASYSCRYTRTSRLDQEAMLGRSIFPKPIGELHGHSGLARLGLFMARAAIGLVDSSRGTGVANAGLVYFNGRLLAMSEDDLPYSVKIKGDGDLETIGRFDFNGGLDRPMIAHPKVDPRTGELHALSYDVVKKPHLKYFRFSTCGKKSRDVDITLDQPTMVHDFAITQNYVVIPDQQVVFKLSKMIKGGWPVIYDRSKTSRFGILPKGDVDESSICWIDVRDCFCFHLCNSWEEISDVGDPTVVVIGSCMDPPDSIFNEQGNNPIRAELTEIRMNLRTRESTRRVLVPSLNLEVGQVNKQVVGQKSKYVYMAIAEPWPKCSGIAKVDSETGSVSKYMYGSGRFGGEPLYVPRQRNGGMAHHGEDDDEGFIMGFVRDEVEESSELVILEASSMKQVALLRLPARVPYGFHGTFVSEQDLKLQA; from the coding sequence ATGCATGCCTTGCACTTCACCACCACTACATCACCACCCTCTCCCGCCCTTCTCCAAAATGCCACCCAAACTTACACAGCCACAACACAAATCACATGCAAAATCCTCATCAACCCATCCAAAAAAACTCTAACCCATAAAACCCAAAAACCACCAAGGCAACCCTTGCCACCCCCAAACACTAAACCATTACCGCAAGTGAACCCAGCAAAACCAAATATTAACCTACCTCGCCTAAACCCTTTTCAAAAATTAGCAGCCTCACTCCTAGACGCAGGAGAAACATCACTAATAGAGCCACTAGAAAAGAAGCATGCTTTGCCCAAAAACATCGACCCGGCTGTCCAAATATCGGGGAATTTTGCGCCGGTTCAAGAGTGTCCGGTTCATCATGGTCTCGAGGTTGTGGGACAAGTCCCTGATTGCTTACGTGGTGTTTATGTCCGAAACGGCGCGAACCCTATGTTTCCGCCGTCGGGCGGACACCACTTGTTTGATGGGGACGGTATGATTCACGCCCTCACTCTCGGCTCGTCAAATCGAGCCAGCTACAGCTGTAGGTACACACGCACGAGCCGACTTGACCAAGAAGCCATGCTAGGCAGGTCCATTTTTCCCAAGCCGATTGGGGAGCTTCATGGTCACTCGGGTTTGGCTCGGCTTGGTTTGTTCATGGCTCGAGCAGCTATCGGCTTGGTAGACAGCTCACGTGGCACCGGCGTCGCTAATGCCGGCTTGGTTTATTTCAACGGACGATTATTAGCCATGTCGGAAGATGATCTCCCGTACAGTGTTAAGATCAAGGGCGACGGTGATCTGGAAACAATCGGAAGGTTCGATTTTAACGGTGGATTGGACCGACCCATGATTGCTCATCCTAAGGTGGACCCCCGAACGGGTGAGCTCCACGCGCTCAGTTACGACGTGGTGAAGAAGCCGCACCTCAAGTACTTCAGGTTTAGCACGTGCGGGAAAAAATCACGTGACGTGGACATCACGCTAGACCAACCTACCATGGTGCATGACTTTGCGATAACCCAAAATTATGTGGTGATTCCGGATCAGCAAGTGGTATTTAAGTTATCCAAAATGATTAAGGGCGGTTGGCCTGTGATCTACGACCGGAGCAAGACGTCTCGGTTTGGAATTTTACCAAAAGGGGACGTGGACGAATCGAGCATCTGCTGGATTGACGTGCGCGATTGTTTTTGCTTCCATTTGTGCAATTCATGGGAAGAGATTTCGGACGTGGGTGACCCGACTGTTGTTGTCATTGGGTCATGCATGGACCCACCGGATTCAATATTCAACGAGCAAGGGAATAACCCAATTCGTGCTGAGTTGACAGAGATCCGGATGAACTTGAGGACTCGTGAGTCAACCCGGCGGGTTCTCGTCCCGAGTTTGAATTTGGAAGTAGGACAGGTGAACAAACAAGTGGTAGGACAAAAGAGCAAGTATGTGTATATGGCTATAGCTGAGCCGTGGCCCAAGTGTTCGGGTATTGCTAAGGTGGATTCGGAAACCGGTTCGGTGAGTAAGTATATGTATGGGTCCGGTCGGTTTGGCGGAGAACCGCTGTACGTGCCCCGACAGAGAAATGGTGGCATGGCACACCACGGTGAAGACGATGACGAAGGGTTTATAATGGGGTTTGTGAGGGATGAAGTTGAGGAGAGTTCGGAGTTGGTGATATTGGAAGCTTCAAGCATGAAACAAGTAGCGTTGTTGAGATTGCCTGCTAGGGTTCCGTATGGATTCCATGGTACATTTGTTAGTGAACAAGATTTGAAGCTGCAAGCTTAA
- the LOC126609220 gene encoding uncharacterized mitochondrial protein AtMg00810-like, which translates to MGKLTYFLGLQIQYRDNRDMFISQAKYAKELIKKAEMESCKPTPTPSKPHTQLLMSDGQPLADIVSAFQYLTFTRPDIAYSVNVVANINTTRSITGYVVYLGLNPISWQSKK; encoded by the exons ATGGGAAAGTTAACTTACTTCTTGGGGTTGCAAATTCAATACAGAGACAATCGTGATATGTTCATTAGTCAAGCTAAATATGCAAAAGAACTTATTAAAAAGGCAGAAATGGAAAGTTGTAAGCCAACACCAACACCTTCAAAGCCACATACACAGTTGTTAATGTCTGATGGTCAACCTTTAGCTGATATTGTCAGTGCATTTCAGTATTTGACATTCACTAGACCTGATATTGCCTATTCTGTGAATGTT GTTGCAAATATCAATACAACAAGATCAATCACTGGATATGTTGTATATCTTGGTCTTAATCCTATATCGTGGCAATCTAAGAAGTAG